Proteins from a single region of Stutzerimonas stutzeri:
- a CDS encoding efflux RND transporter periplasmic adaptor subunit: MFRHALSLASMFGCALVLVACGNGEPPQQLPRPVMVVQPQPASESRESYPGEVHARYEPELAFRIGGKVVERLVEAGDRVRKDQPLARLDPQDVRLQLDGMRAQVAAAEANLRVAKAEHDRYQALLGRQLVSQSQFDNADNAYRAAAARLQQARAEFDVASNQVDYAVLRATSDGLIAQRRVEVGQVVAAGQTAFVLAADGEREVAIDLPEQSLERYRVGQDVEVELWSQPGRHYLGKIRELSPAADAQSRTYSARVAFSEQEVPADLGQSALVSIRRDGEVSLAVPLSALSAEKGRAHVWRLKADSTVERVEVRTGPFGEQLVPVLEGLEADDWIVLAGVQMLSDNQPVRPVDRQNRPVELAAQE; the protein is encoded by the coding sequence GTGTTCCGACATGCCTTGTCCCTTGCCTCTATGTTCGGTTGTGCACTTGTTCTGGTCGCCTGTGGCAACGGCGAGCCGCCGCAGCAGCTGCCTCGTCCTGTGATGGTGGTGCAGCCACAGCCTGCCAGCGAATCGCGCGAAAGCTATCCCGGTGAGGTGCACGCGCGATACGAGCCGGAACTGGCCTTCCGCATCGGCGGTAAGGTTGTCGAGCGCCTGGTTGAGGCGGGCGATCGCGTACGCAAGGATCAGCCCCTGGCACGTCTCGATCCGCAGGACGTGCGACTGCAGCTGGACGGTATGCGCGCCCAGGTGGCGGCAGCGGAAGCCAATCTGCGCGTAGCCAAGGCCGAACACGACCGCTATCAGGCGCTGCTCGGTCGCCAGCTGGTCAGCCAGTCGCAGTTCGATAATGCCGACAACGCCTATCGCGCTGCGGCTGCCCGTTTGCAGCAGGCCCGCGCCGAATTCGATGTGGCCAGCAACCAGGTCGACTACGCAGTATTGCGTGCCACCAGCGACGGCTTGATCGCGCAGCGCCGAGTCGAGGTAGGGCAGGTGGTCGCCGCTGGGCAGACCGCGTTCGTGCTGGCGGCGGATGGCGAGCGGGAAGTGGCCATCGATCTGCCGGAGCAATCGCTGGAGCGCTACCGGGTTGGCCAGGACGTCGAGGTCGAGCTGTGGTCGCAACCGGGGCGCCACTATCTCGGCAAGATTCGCGAACTCTCGCCAGCCGCCGATGCGCAGTCGCGGACCTATTCCGCGCGCGTCGCCTTCAGCGAGCAGGAAGTGCCCGCAGACCTCGGGCAGAGTGCGCTGGTGAGCATTCGCCGCGATGGCGAGGTATCGCTGGCGGTGCCGCTCTCGGCGCTCAGTGCGGAAAAGGGCAGGGCGCACGTATGGCGGCTCAAGGCCGACTCCACCGTAGAGCGTGTCGAGGTTCGGACCGGGCCCTTCGGTGAGCAGCTCGTGCCGGTCCTCGAAGGGCTGGAGGCCGACGACTGGATCGTCCTGGCCGGGGTGCAGATGCTCAGCGATAACCAGCCGGTGCGTCCGGTGGATCGTCAAAATCGACCCGTCGAGCTGGCTGCCCAGGAGTAA
- a CDS encoding TetR/AcrR family transcriptional regulator, translated as MTENHSVSPGPGRPKDPAKREAILAAAQVLFLGNGYEGSSMEAIAAEAGVSKLTLYSHFKDKEALFSAAVKTTCETRLPRRLFQVEEDCDIEELLLAIGGAFNELVNSPESIGLHRVMVAMATQNPGLVKMFFDAGPQQLLCDLQQLFTRANALGLLDIDDPLRAAEHFCSLIKGAQHFRLLVGYAEAPTNEEGNLHVRDAVSVFLRAYRR; from the coding sequence ATGACAGAAAACCATTCCGTATCGCCTGGCCCAGGACGCCCGAAAGACCCCGCCAAGCGCGAGGCTATCCTCGCTGCCGCGCAGGTGCTGTTTCTCGGCAATGGCTACGAAGGCAGCAGCATGGAGGCCATCGCCGCCGAAGCCGGCGTTTCCAAGCTCACGCTGTACAGCCACTTCAAGGACAAGGAGGCGCTATTCAGCGCAGCCGTGAAGACCACCTGCGAAACCCGCCTGCCAAGGCGGTTGTTTCAGGTGGAGGAAGATTGCGATATCGAAGAGCTGCTGCTGGCGATCGGCGGCGCCTTCAATGAGCTGGTCAACAGCCCCGAGTCCATCGGCCTGCATCGGGTGATGGTGGCGATGGCGACGCAGAATCCGGGGCTGGTGAAGATGTTCTTCGATGCCGGCCCCCAGCAGCTGCTGTGCGATCTGCAACAGCTGTTCACCAGGGCCAACGCACTGGGCCTGCTGGATATCGACGACCCGCTGCGAGCGGCCGAGCACTTCTGCTCATTGATCAAGGGAGCCCAGCATTTCCGCCTGCTGGTCGGCTATGCCGAGGCGCCAACCAATGAGGAAGGCAACCTGCACGTACGGGATGCAGTGAGCGTATTTCTGCGCGCCTATCGCCGCTGA
- a CDS encoding class I SAM-dependent methyltransferase: MSARNPLVRVEPLAPQFTAAAHDWAQRLGFPVTADAAEFALQIGADGLQLQVLEAQAPGPVRVDFVEGAAAHRRQFGGGSGQMIAKAVGIQPGIRPRVLDATAGLGRDAFVLATLGCEVSLIERQPLIAALLEDGLSRAAVDAEVGAIAARMTLLKGNAIELMTQWQGEAPQVIYLDPMFPHRDKSALVKKEMRLFRPFVGDDMDAPALLAAALELASHRVVVKRPRKAPAIEGSKSGYSLEGKSSRYDIYPKKKLQG; encoded by the coding sequence ATGTCCGCACGCAACCCCCTGGTTCGAGTCGAGCCTCTCGCCCCGCAGTTCACGGCTGCAGCCCATGATTGGGCGCAGCGTCTTGGCTTTCCGGTAACGGCGGATGCCGCCGAATTCGCTTTGCAGATTGGCGCGGACGGCTTGCAGCTGCAGGTGCTCGAGGCGCAGGCGCCGGGCCCGGTGCGGGTGGACTTCGTCGAGGGTGCCGCCGCGCATCGGCGCCAGTTCGGCGGTGGCAGCGGGCAGATGATCGCCAAGGCCGTTGGCATCCAGCCCGGTATCCGGCCACGGGTGCTGGATGCTACAGCCGGGCTCGGGCGCGATGCCTTCGTGCTGGCGACGCTGGGCTGTGAAGTGAGCCTGATCGAACGTCAGCCGCTGATTGCCGCGCTGCTGGAGGATGGCCTGAGTCGCGCGGCAGTGGATGCCGAGGTTGGCGCGATCGCCGCGCGGATGACCTTGCTAAAGGGCAATGCCATCGAGCTGATGACGCAGTGGCAGGGTGAAGCGCCGCAGGTCATCTATCTCGACCCGATGTTTCCCCATCGCGACAAGAGTGCGCTGGTGAAGAAGGAGATGCGCCTGTTCCGTCCCTTCGTCGGCGACGATATGGACGCACCGGCGCTGCTGGCAGCGGCGCTGGAGCTGGCCAGCCATCGCGTCGTGGTCAAGCGTCCGCGTAAGGCGCCGGCAATCGAGGGCAGTAAGTCCGGCTACAGCCTGGAAGGCAAATCCAGCCGTTACGACATCTATCCGAAAAAGAAGCTGCAGGGCTGA